One stretch of Syntrophorhabdaceae bacterium DNA includes these proteins:
- the atpD gene encoding F0F1 ATP synthase subunit beta encodes MSTEVQGKVVQVIGTVVDIRFPADNLPPIYGAVYITNPTINDKPDNLVLEIAQHVGDSVVRCIAMETTDGLLRSQQATYKGTQITIPVGKEILGRVLNVIGNPVDGQGEVKTAMTYPIHRAAPILTQQNTKVELLETGVKVIDLLEPYSKGGKVGLFGGAGVGKTVVIMEMIHNIAMHHGGISVFGGVGERTREGNDLWLEMKGSGVLDKTALIYGQMTEVPGARARIGLTALTAAEYFRDEEGQDVLLFIDNIFRFTQANSEVSALLGRMPSAVGYQPTLATDLGELEERITSTLKGSITSVQAIYVPADDLTDPAPATTFAHLDATTVLSRQISELGIYPAVDPLDSTSRILDPLIVGEEHYAVAREVQRILQKYKDLQDIIAILGMDELSEEDKLVVARARRIQRFLSQPFFVAEQFTGTPGKYVALKDTIRGFKEIAEGKHDDLPEQAFYMVGTIEEAVEQAKTLMGA; translated from the coding sequence ATGAGCACGGAGGTACAGGGAAAGGTTGTCCAGGTAATAGGAACGGTCGTCGATATCAGATTTCCAGCCGACAACCTTCCACCCATATATGGTGCTGTATATATCACCAATCCGACAATTAACGATAAGCCCGATAACCTTGTTCTGGAAATAGCCCAGCATGTGGGCGACAGCGTGGTTCGGTGCATCGCCATGGAGACTACTGACGGGCTGCTCCGCAGTCAGCAGGCGACATACAAGGGAACCCAGATTACGATCCCCGTGGGGAAAGAGATCCTGGGCCGGGTGCTCAATGTCATCGGTAATCCCGTGGATGGCCAGGGCGAGGTGAAAACCGCCATGACCTATCCGATCCATAGGGCCGCACCGATTCTCACCCAGCAGAACACGAAAGTCGAGCTCCTCGAGACGGGCGTGAAGGTTATCGACCTCCTCGAACCCTATTCCAAGGGCGGAAAAGTCGGCCTCTTCGGCGGCGCCGGCGTGGGCAAGACAGTCGTTATCATGGAGATGATCCATAACATCGCCATGCACCACGGCGGCATCTCGGTATTTGGCGGCGTGGGTGAGAGAACGAGGGAAGGTAATGACCTCTGGCTCGAGATGAAAGGCTCAGGCGTTCTCGACAAGACAGCCCTTATCTACGGACAGATGACGGAAGTCCCGGGCGCAAGGGCGAGGATCGGGCTCACCGCTCTGACCGCAGCGGAATATTTCAGGGATGAGGAAGGACAGGACGTGCTCCTCTTCATCGACAACATATTCAGATTCACCCAGGCAAACTCCGAGGTATCGGCCCTTCTGGGAAGAATGCCGTCGGCCGTGGGTTACCAGCCCACGCTGGCAACCGACCTTGGCGAGCTCGAGGAGAGGATCACCTCGACGCTCAAAGGATCGATCACATCGGTTCAGGCGATCTACGTGCCTGCAGATGACCTTACCGACCCTGCGCCGGCAACGACATTCGCCCATCTTGACGCGACCACGGTTCTTTCCCGTCAGATCTCGGAGCTCGGCATCTATCCCGCAGTCGACCCCCTCGACTCGACAAGCCGTATTCTCGATCCCCTGATCGTAGGCGAGGAGCACTATGCGGTGGCCCGTGAAGTGCAGAGGATCCTCCAGAAATATAAAGATCTTCAGGACATCATCGCCATCCTCGGTATGGACGAGCTGTCGGAGGAAGACAAACTCGTAGTAGCAAGGGCCAGAAGGATCCAGAGATTCCTGTCCCAGCCCTTCTTTGTTGCCGAGCAGTTTACCGGTACGCCCGGCAAATACGTGGCCCTGAAAGATACGATCCGCGGCTTCAAGGAGATCGCGGAAGGAAAGCATGACGATCTGCCTGAGCAGGCTTTTTACATGGTCGGAACCATCGAGGAAGCGGTCGAGCAGGCAAAAACCCTTATGGGGGCATAA
- the atpG gene encoding ATP synthase F1 subunit gamma translates to MATLRDIKRKISSIDSTQTITRTMKMVSASKLRRAQAELEKTRAYALKMEDLVRRVAQKLPAGSHPLLTPREIINKVLIVSIASDRGLAGGFNTNVSLAAQNFALQNKDKYDRIAVYVIGRKAKDYLQRRKVDIAKELTDIKKVDQGLVDTLGTELIDLYLGGEFDKVYLSYTRFITPIKQEIMFDEFIPLSMGEAAQGDDTGDYLYEPSREGIVEALIPKYISTKIYYALIESQTSEHAARMASMENATSNCGEIVKYLTLVYNKRRQESITSEMMDIVGGAEALRGT, encoded by the coding sequence ATGGCAACTCTAAGGGATATTAAGAGAAAAATAAGCAGTATCGACAGCACCCAGACTATCACACGGACCATGAAGATGGTTTCGGCATCCAAGCTGCGCAGAGCGCAGGCGGAGCTCGAGAAGACGAGAGCCTATGCGCTCAAGATGGAAGACCTCGTGAGGAGGGTGGCCCAGAAGCTTCCCGCGGGTAGTCATCCGCTGCTCACTCCGAGAGAAATCATCAACAAGGTGCTCATCGTCTCGATCGCCTCCGACAGGGGGCTGGCCGGCGGCTTCAATACGAATGTCAGCCTGGCCGCCCAGAATTTCGCCCTTCAGAACAAAGACAAGTACGATCGCATCGCGGTCTACGTCATAGGAAGAAAGGCGAAGGACTACCTTCAGAGAAGGAAGGTCGACATCGCAAAAGAGCTGACCGACATCAAGAAGGTGGACCAGGGCCTGGTGGATACCCTTGGGACCGAGCTTATCGATCTTTATCTCGGTGGAGAGTTCGATAAGGTCTACCTCTCCTATACGCGGTTCATCACCCCTATCAAGCAGGAAATCATGTTCGACGAGTTCATCCCGTTGAGCATGGGTGAGGCCGCCCAGGGCGACGACACGGGGGATTACCTCTATGAGCCGTCGCGGGAAGGGATCGTAGAGGCCCTTATTCCGAAATACATCAGCACGAAGATCTATTACGCCCTGATCGAATCTCAGACGTCGGAACACGCGGCGCGAATGGCGTCCATGGAGAATGCGACGAGCAACTGCGGCGAGATAGTGAAATATCTCACCCTCGTCTATAACAAGAGAAGACAAGAGAGCATAACCAGCGAAATGATGGACATCGTTGGCGGTGCGGAAGCCTTGAGAGGAACTTAA
- the atpA gene encoding F0F1 ATP synthase subunit alpha, producing MEIKADEISRIIEQKISGFEREVDLQETGVIISIGDGIARIYGLENAMAGELLEFPHGITGMVLNLEEDNIGAVIFGEDYKIKEGDLAKRTGRIAQVPVGEALVGRVVDGLGVPIDGKGPIEAQEYRNVEQTAPGVVVRQPVKEPIQTGIKAIDSMIPIGRGQRELIIGDRGTGKTVIAIDTIINQKGNNVFCIYVAIGQKRSSVARTVDLLTKYGAMEYTTVVAATASDSAPLQYLAPFAGTSMGEYFRDSGRHALIVYDDLSKHAVAYRQLSLLLRRPPAREAYPGDIFYLHSRLLERSAKWDDAHGGGSLTALPIIETQAGDVSAYIPTNVISITDGQIYLEPELFYAGVRPAINVGISVSRVGGNAQIKAMKQVAGRLRLDLAQYREMAAFAKFGSDLDKSTQALLARGSRLTDLLKQGQYSPIPVENQVVLLYAAANGFIDLYPETALRKYEDQLKAFVEKEHSGLLKDIREKKEITSAIEEKLEKALNAFKAVFTY from the coding sequence ATGGAGATCAAAGCAGACGAGATTAGCAGGATCATTGAGCAGAAGATTTCGGGTTTCGAGAGAGAAGTGGATCTTCAGGAAACCGGCGTGATCATCTCTATAGGTGACGGTATCGCCAGAATATATGGTCTCGAGAATGCCATGGCCGGCGAGCTGCTGGAATTTCCTCACGGCATTACAGGGATGGTGCTCAACCTCGAAGAGGATAATATAGGCGCCGTCATTTTTGGAGAAGACTATAAGATCAAGGAAGGCGACCTGGCCAAGAGGACCGGAAGGATCGCCCAGGTGCCCGTGGGCGAAGCCCTCGTGGGCAGGGTGGTGGACGGCCTCGGAGTGCCCATTGACGGCAAGGGTCCCATCGAGGCGCAGGAATACCGGAACGTCGAGCAGACCGCACCGGGCGTCGTAGTGCGCCAGCCCGTGAAGGAGCCGATCCAGACAGGCATCAAGGCCATCGACTCCATGATCCCCATAGGAAGGGGCCAGAGGGAGCTGATCATCGGCGACCGTGGTACGGGAAAAACGGTCATCGCCATCGATACGATCATCAACCAGAAGGGCAACAATGTCTTCTGCATCTATGTGGCCATCGGACAGAAGCGCTCCTCCGTGGCACGGACCGTCGACCTTCTCACTAAATACGGCGCCATGGAATATACGACAGTAGTGGCGGCAACCGCGAGCGACTCCGCTCCCCTTCAGTACCTGGCGCCCTTCGCAGGTACTTCCATGGGCGAATATTTCCGTGACTCGGGAAGGCATGCCCTCATCGTCTACGATGATCTTTCAAAGCACGCCGTGGCATACCGGCAGTTGTCCCTGCTGCTGAGGCGTCCGCCTGCGAGAGAGGCCTACCCGGGCGACATCTTCTATCTCCATTCGAGGCTGCTTGAAAGGTCGGCCAAGTGGGACGACGCCCATGGCGGCGGCTCTCTTACGGCCCTTCCCATTATCGAAACCCAGGCCGGCGACGTATCCGCATATATTCCCACGAACGTCATCTCCATTACGGACGGCCAGATCTACCTTGAGCCCGAGCTTTTCTATGCCGGAGTAAGACCTGCGATCAACGTGGGTATTTCCGTATCGAGGGTCGGCGGCAACGCCCAGATCAAGGCCATGAAGCAGGTGGCCGGAAGACTTCGCCTCGACCTCGCCCAGTACCGCGAGATGGCTGCCTTCGCGAAGTTCGGAAGCGACCTCGACAAATCGACCCAGGCGCTGCTCGCCAGGGGCTCCAGACTCACGGACCTTCTGAAGCAGGGCCAGTACTCGCCGATTCCCGTCGAAAACCAGGTGGTCCTCCTCTATGCAGCGGCGAACGGCTTCATCGACCTCTATCCTGAGACTGCTCTCAGAAAATATGAAGATCAGTTAAAGGCCTTCGTGGAAAAAGAGCATTCCGGACTCCTCAAGGATATCCGCGAGAAGAAAGAGATCACGTCCGCGATCGAGGAGAAACTGGAGAAAGCGCTTAACGCCTTTAAAGCGGTCTTTACCTACTAA
- the atpH gene encoding ATP synthase F1 subunit delta, giving the protein MIHQSIARKYARGLFNVGEKDGKFRDYLEELTSIVTLFQKEEKLGRALMLPILEVEKRKELLSDVVRAMGISAPVSNILAMLMERNRMTYLPMMKEAYSDLVDEKEGKVKGTIWSAFPLDSAMLARIAEVLKEKWQKTVILNPVEDKSLLGGIKINVNGTIIDGSVKRQLETLKENILKE; this is encoded by the coding sequence TTGATACACCAGTCCATCGCCAGGAAATATGCACGGGGCCTTTTCAATGTAGGAGAAAAGGACGGGAAGTTCAGGGATTATCTTGAAGAGCTCACCTCGATCGTGACCCTTTTCCAGAAAGAAGAGAAGCTCGGGAGGGCGCTCATGCTGCCTATCCTCGAAGTGGAAAAGAGGAAAGAGCTCCTCTCCGACGTCGTGAGGGCTATGGGCATTTCCGCGCCGGTCTCCAATATACTCGCCATGCTCATGGAGAGGAACAGGATGACCTATCTGCCCATGATGAAAGAAGCCTATTCCGATCTCGTGGACGAGAAGGAAGGAAAGGTGAAGGGCACCATATGGTCCGCCTTCCCCCTGGACAGCGCGATGCTGGCCCGGATCGCAGAGGTCCTCAAAGAAAAGTGGCAGAAGACGGTAATCCTCAATCCGGTGGAAGATAAAAGCCTCCTCGGAGGCATAAAGATCAACGTGAACGGCACTATCATAGACGGCAGCGTCAAAAGGCAGCTTGAGACATTGAAGGAAAATATTCTGAAGGAGTAA
- a CDS encoding ATP synthase F0 subunit B, protein MHLSEPLKWTFQIANFLILVGLLVKFGAKPFKEFFLNRHNRVKEQLEEADRLVSEASAMKSEYEARLARLDSEIDAFKAKVAEETARESQKLLEEGRAFAARIQEQARMTYEQELREVAGKVKGEIAKLVMEKAETLVTERFGKGDNDKMVEEFIEKLRSLN, encoded by the coding sequence ATGCATCTCTCGGAACCGTTGAAATGGACCTTCCAGATCGCCAATTTTCTCATTCTCGTGGGATTACTCGTGAAGTTCGGCGCAAAACCCTTCAAGGAATTCTTTCTGAACAGACATAACAGGGTCAAGGAGCAATTGGAAGAAGCCGACCGGCTCGTGAGCGAAGCCTCCGCAATGAAAAGCGAGTACGAGGCGAGGCTTGCCAGGCTCGATTCTGAAATCGACGCATTCAAGGCAAAAGTAGCCGAAGAGACTGCCAGGGAAAGCCAGAAACTCCTCGAAGAGGGCCGCGCCTTTGCCGCCAGGATTCAGGAGCAGGCGAGAATGACCTACGAGCAGGAGCTGAGAGAGGTCGCGGGCAAAGTAAAAGGGGAGATCGCGAAACTCGTGATGGAGAAGGCGGAAACCCTCGTGACGGAACGATTCGGCAAAGGCGACAACGATAAGATGGTCGAAGAGTTCATAGAAAAGCTAAGGAGTTTAAATTGA
- a CDS encoding ATP synthase F0 subunit B, protein MIKFDSTLLVQFANILVVMVILNFFLFKPVLKAIEKRRKTISSLFEKAGDVKQETVKLEKTYDEETKERRKPILEVRDTSMAEAHNVSQAIIDKARKNLADELARFKAEIGGETTRLRGALMADVEKLAGEAAQKILKRSV, encoded by the coding sequence ATGATAAAGTTCGACTCGACTCTACTCGTTCAGTTTGCGAACATCCTCGTGGTGATGGTAATCCTGAACTTTTTTCTCTTCAAACCTGTACTCAAGGCTATCGAAAAAAGGCGAAAGACTATAAGCTCCCTTTTCGAGAAAGCCGGCGACGTGAAGCAGGAAACGGTCAAGCTGGAAAAGACCTATGATGAAGAGACGAAGGAGCGGCGAAAACCGATCCTCGAAGTTCGCGACACCTCCATGGCCGAGGCCCATAACGTGTCTCAGGCGATCATCGACAAGGCGAGAAAAAACCTGGCCGATGAGCTTGCGCGTTTTAAGGCGGAGATAGGCGGAGAGACCACGAGGCTCCGTGGCGCCCTCATGGCGGACGTGGAAAAGCTCGCGGGCGAGGCAGCGCAAAAGATTCTGAAAAGGAGCGTCTAA
- a CDS encoding ParB/RepB/Spo0J family partition protein — MAKKDPLGRGLSAILKDVEERGGSKLIAIDQITPGATQPRLSIKEESLLELAQSIREKGLLQPIILKKREKGYDIIAGERRYRAAVMAGLSEVAAVIKDVDDREALEIALIENLQREDLNAVEIAVTYQKFVDEFSYTHQDLAKRIGVNRSSVTNYLRLLKLPEWVRHLVSEGKLTQGHARTLLGLKNEKEQKKFVDRVLQEGASVRDLERAARKKPGPERSRYADMEESLTDILGTRVTVTHKKNKGKIIIEFFSEEELEKLIEFFSSPRQ; from the coding sequence ATGGCAAAAAAAGATCCACTGGGGCGGGGCCTTTCCGCCATACTGAAGGACGTGGAGGAAAGGGGCGGCAGCAAGCTCATCGCCATTGACCAGATAACCCCCGGCGCCACCCAGCCGAGACTTTCAATAAAAGAAGAAAGCCTTCTGGAGCTTGCCCAATCCATCAGGGAAAAAGGGCTCCTCCAGCCGATCATACTGAAGAAGAGAGAAAAGGGCTACGATATTATCGCGGGTGAGCGCAGGTACCGTGCCGCGGTCATGGCGGGACTTTCCGAAGTGGCTGCCGTGATAAAGGACGTGGACGACCGGGAGGCCCTGGAGATCGCCCTCATCGAAAACCTGCAGCGCGAAGATTTGAATGCCGTGGAGATCGCGGTGACCTACCAGAAATTCGTGGACGAATTCAGTTATACTCACCAGGACCTTGCAAAAAGGATCGGGGTGAACAGGAGCTCGGTCACCAACTATTTAAGGCTTCTCAAGCTTCCGGAATGGGTGCGCCATTTAGTCTCGGAGGGGAAGCTTACCCAGGGGCATGCGAGGACGCTCCTCGGCCTTAAAAATGAAAAAGAGCAAAAAAAATTCGTAGACAGGGTCCTGCAAGAGGGGGCCTCCGTGCGCGACCTCGAGAGGGCGGCGAGGAAGAAGCCCGGTCCCGAACGGTCCAGGTACGCGGATATGGAGGAGAGCCTCACCGATATCCTCGGCACCCGGGTGACGGTCACGCACAAGAAGAACAAGGGTAAGATAATCATTGAGTTTTTCTCTGAAGAAGAGCTCGAAAAATTAATTGAATTTTTTTCCTCCCCCAGACAATAA
- a CDS encoding AAA family ATPase: protein MQVMIIALANQKGGVGKTTTAVNLAASIAVAERKTLIIDLDPQCNTTSGFGINYSGLYAHIYHVLIGLKQMKEIIRKTQVPYLDIAPAHPDLIGAEVEILDMEEREFVLRKALVSLKEEYEYIFIDCPPSLGLLTINALAASDSVIIPLQCEYFALEGLAGLQRTITIIKKRLNPDLDILGILLTMFDKRNNLSFRVWEEVNKCFNHGVFKTVIPRNVKLSESPSHGKPVLLYDITSKGAESYLDLASEILGGR from the coding sequence ATGCAAGTCATGATCATCGCATTGGCAAATCAAAAAGGAGGGGTCGGCAAAACCACGACTGCGGTAAATCTCGCCGCATCGATCGCCGTGGCCGAGAGGAAGACCCTCATCATCGACCTTGACCCTCAGTGCAATACCACCTCCGGCTTCGGCATCAACTATAGCGGCCTTTATGCCCACATTTATCATGTCCTCATCGGCCTTAAGCAGATGAAGGAGATCATCCGCAAGACCCAGGTGCCCTACCTCGATATCGCCCCGGCGCACCCCGACCTCATCGGTGCGGAAGTGGAGATCCTCGACATGGAGGAGCGGGAATTCGTGCTCCGCAAGGCCCTTGTTTCCCTGAAGGAGGAATATGAGTACATATTCATCGACTGTCCTCCCTCTCTCGGGCTCCTCACCATAAATGCGCTCGCCGCCTCCGATTCGGTGATCATCCCCCTTCAGTGCGAATATTTTGCCCTGGAAGGTCTCGCGGGGCTGCAGAGGACGATCACCATTATTAAGAAGCGGCTCAATCCCGATCTCGACATCCTGGGGATCCTTCTCACCATGTTCGACAAGAGGAACAACCTCTCTTTCAGGGTATGGGAAGAGGTAAACAAATGCTTCAACCACGGCGTCTTCAAGACCGTGATACCGCGCAATGTGAAATTGAGCGAGTCTCCGAGCCACGGGAAGCCCGTGCTCCTCTATGACATCACATCGAAGGGAGCGGAAAGCTACCTCGACCTTGCATCCGAGATATTGGGAGGACGTTAA
- a CDS encoding RsmG family class I SAM-dependent methyltransferase, whose product MLRLMVRIEDLIERGLHLFHIPAGEPVVGKLSFYIKELSKWNDRVNLTGFKDIRSIVEVLLYDTFFLHTQRGPLGSTLDVGSGSGIVAIPLKILNPEMEVFAIDSSLRKVQFQRHISRNVPLEKFHPIHGRIESLDPIGVDTLVAKAFGPIPKILSLGGAHLREGGKAYIMKGMNEEAAEVPGFTLKETVPYRLFSADRSYRLYIYLKQAA is encoded by the coding sequence ATGCTACGCTTAATGGTGCGCATAGAAGATTTGATCGAGAGGGGTTTACACCTGTTCCACATTCCCGCCGGGGAGCCTGTGGTGGGAAAGCTCTCCTTTTATATAAAAGAGCTTTCGAAATGGAACGACCGGGTAAATCTCACCGGCTTCAAAGACATCCGTTCGATCGTGGAGGTCCTCCTCTACGACACCTTCTTCCTTCACACCCAAAGAGGACCCCTGGGAAGTACCCTCGACGTCGGGTCCGGCTCCGGGATCGTCGCCATCCCGCTCAAGATCCTGAACCCTGAAATGGAAGTCTTTGCCATAGACAGCAGCCTCCGGAAGGTCCAGTTCCAGCGCCATATCTCCCGAAACGTGCCCCTCGAGAAGTTCCATCCGATCCATGGAAGAATAGAATCCCTCGACCCCATTGGAGTGGACACGCTGGTGGCCAAGGCCTTCGGCCCCATCCCTAAAATATTAAGCCTCGGCGGCGCCCATTTGCGGGAAGGCGGCAAGGCCTATATCATGAAGGGCATGAATGAGGAGGCAGCGGAAGTCCCCGGCTTCACGCTGAAAGAGACGGTGCCCTACCGCCTGTTCTCTGCCGACAGGAGTTATCGTCTTTATATATATCTCAAACAGGCCGCCTGA
- the lptA gene encoding lipopolysaccharide transport periplasmic protein LptA, with protein MKKVLVVLIACLILASCASEPVKKQGPGDLYVDGVNLMKEKKFDKAIMKFSQITENYPFDPLALVAAVKLGDAHFDKKDYVLAATIYEGFIAAHPEDENAPYVLLRLGEAYERLSLSIDRDQGNTLKAIEKYTLLKNRYPKNQYIKLVDERLKDLEQKLTDRELYVGEFYYRTNQYNAAIVRLEYFLKKYPNAPGTDKALFYLAMSYKELAFAEKSDLYSDRLKAEYPRSIYARSTIRERKTLRLAGGPDDEEGIKRKRLNPEVRAEATQAASQPAAPGSKAPAPAQAAMAAAPSGQPAVPATKPDAQVTNEIEAALLEQPDPDKRESLIFEEDLVPQPSVSHDTALPRRQAAVGQAGEKPQQTVPETVYTTDTTKKRTIDLTPGMYQDQKAMSAAVKGEAGKAPDEGAGKATPKTAEKDKKKDLDFFDKSKPIDIVSDSMEGFDKEKYVVFKGNVIAKQADLFIFADLMEAYLNDQSNEIDKAYAKNNVKIVKQERTATSNEAIFDNRKGEIVLKGNVVVFQGKDKLTGDVVTYYVNEDKAVVEGDKFKRARVTLTPTKEKEKGK; from the coding sequence ATGAAAAAAGTACTTGTAGTTCTCATAGCATGTCTCATTCTCGCCTCGTGCGCGAGCGAGCCCGTCAAGAAGCAGGGACCCGGGGACCTCTACGTGGACGGCGTGAACCTGATGAAGGAAAAGAAGTTCGATAAGGCAATAATGAAGTTTTCCCAGATTACGGAAAATTATCCCTTCGACCCTCTCGCACTGGTAGCGGCGGTCAAGCTGGGAGACGCCCATTTCGACAAAAAAGATTACGTGCTGGCAGCCACTATCTATGAAGGCTTCATTGCAGCCCATCCCGAAGACGAAAATGCTCCCTACGTCCTGCTGAGGCTTGGAGAGGCATACGAGAGGCTTTCCCTGTCCATCGACCGGGATCAGGGCAATACCCTGAAGGCAATCGAGAAATATACCCTCCTTAAGAACCGTTATCCGAAAAACCAGTATATCAAGCTCGTGGATGAGCGTCTTAAAGACCTGGAGCAGAAGCTTACCGACCGGGAGCTGTACGTGGGCGAGTTCTATTACAGAACGAACCAGTATAACGCCGCGATCGTGCGCCTCGAGTATTTTCTGAAAAAGTATCCTAATGCCCCGGGAACGGACAAAGCCCTCTTTTATCTGGCCATGTCGTACAAGGAGCTCGCCTTTGCCGAAAAGAGCGACCTTTATTCGGATAGATTGAAAGCCGAATACCCCCGGAGCATCTATGCCCGCTCTACCATCCGGGAGAGGAAAACTCTCCGGTTGGCCGGCGGTCCGGATGACGAGGAAGGCATCAAGCGGAAGCGCCTGAACCCGGAGGTCCGGGCAGAGGCAACCCAAGCCGCGAGTCAGCCGGCCGCGCCCGGCTCAAAGGCCCCCGCGCCCGCTCAGGCAGCCATGGCGGCCGCACCCTCCGGACAACCGGCAGTCCCGGCCACCAAACCTGATGCCCAGGTGACCAACGAGATAGAGGCCGCCCTGCTCGAACAGCCCGATCCCGACAAGAGGGAATCCCTCATCTTCGAAGAAGACCTGGTGCCCCAGCCTTCGGTCTCTCATGACACCGCGCTTCCAAGACGGCAGGCCGCGGTTGGACAGGCCGGGGAGAAGCCGCAGCAGACCGTCCCCGAGACGGTCTACACCACGGACACCACGAAAAAGCGCACCATCGACCTAACGCCGGGCATGTATCAGGACCAGAAGGCCATGAGCGCCGCCGTAAAGGGCGAGGCAGGCAAGGCGCCGGATGAAGGTGCGGGAAAGGCGACCCCAAAGACGGCGGAGAAGGACAAGAAGAAGGACCTCGATTTCTTCGATAAATCCAAGCCCATCGATATCGTCTCCGATTCCATGGAGGGCTTCGACAAAGAAAAATATGTGGTCTTCAAGGGTAATGTGATCGCCAAGCAGGCGGACCTCTTTATATTCGCAGACCTCATGGAGGCCTATTTGAACGATCAATCAAATGAGATCGACAAGGCGTATGCGAAGAACAACGTGAAGATCGTAAAACAGGAGCGGACCGCCACTTCAAACGAAGCAATCTTCGACAACAGGAAAGGTGAGATCGTACTGAAAGGTAATGTCGTCGTCTTTCAGGGCAAGGATAAGCTGACCGGCGACGTGGTCACCTATTATGTGAACGAGGATAAGGCCGTGGTCGAGGGGGACAAGTTCAAGAGGGCGAGGGTCACCCTTACCCCCACGAAAGAGAAGGAAAAAGGAAAATAA
- the trxA gene encoding thioredoxin, with product MSNAKAVGDAEFAKEVIESQIPVVVDFWATWCGPCQVMGPVVDTVAGEYEGKIKVLKLNVDENPVTPSKYGVRGIPTLILFNKGEVVDRIIGAQPKNAVDTLLKKVTG from the coding sequence ATGAGCAATGCGAAAGCGGTGGGCGATGCGGAGTTCGCCAAGGAAGTGATCGAGTCCCAGATTCCCGTGGTCGTCGATTTCTGGGCGACCTGGTGCGGGCCGTGCCAGGTAATGGGACCTGTGGTCGATACGGTTGCAGGAGAATATGAGGGTAAAATAAAAGTGCTGAAGCTGAACGTGGATGAAAACCCGGTTACTCCCTCAAAATATGGAGTGAGGGGCATTCCCACTCTCATCCTCTTTAATAAGGGTGAAGTGGTCGACCGGATCATCGGCGCCCAGCCTAAAAACGCAGTAGACACCCTGCTCAAGAAAGTAACCGGCTAA
- a CDS encoding FmdB family zinc ribbon protein yields the protein MSIYEYKCKACGHTFKDVGHTEGKEIICPSCTSDEVERADLKTEAPEKGGCSGPRKSPFR from the coding sequence ATGTCTATTTACGAATATAAATGCAAAGCCTGCGGCCATACATTTAAGGATGTGGGGCACACCGAGGGGAAAGAGATCATCTGTCCTTCATGCACGAGCGACGAGGTCGAGAGAGCCGATCTCAAAACCGAGGCGCCCGAAAAGGGCGGCTGCTCCGGGCCCCGAAAGAGCCCTTTCAGGTGA